The following are encoded in a window of Spea bombifrons isolate aSpeBom1 chromosome 2, aSpeBom1.2.pri, whole genome shotgun sequence genomic DNA:
- the LOC128473651 gene encoding transmembrane protein 81-like: MAKETYDIDLQNLKAVTVPDRLKGVSVKMVVESSPCSTSCGLGNKKEKRCIVGPSGKREDCETVSVSCVVSWICGMTSYTLTVGQPFTMNCLIVPAEGQSNQGLNYYWYNTKGQVTTQDDLFRPLRIRYFNITFPAIKESDAGSYRCDVQHALDFKLIKRVYYAVKVIPPSLVNLNYGKSLMRESELEAMAAQKQKLTKGNLSEKVKAILESHNFIIFGVGGSAAVIVGGAFWGFFYLIRKRRRKRRTNDVEDGVDDDDDSGEAAAGVEKQPLATIMLVFQHNPQSLAERRRNVRNLNIDIS, translated from the exons ATGGCAAAAGAAACATATGATATTGACTTACAAAACCTGAAAGCTGTGACCGTCCCCGACCGGCTTAAAGGTGTATCTGTCAAGATGGTTGTAGAATCTTCCCCGTGCAGCACTTCTTGTGGACTTGGTAACAAGAAAGAAAAGCGTTGCATTGTGGGACCATCAGGGAAGAGGGAGGACTGTGAAACCGTCAGCGTATCCTGTGTAGTGAGTTGGATTTGCGGCATGACGAGTTATACTCTGACCGTGGGACAGCCTTTTACTATGAACTGTCTGATTGTGCCTGCTGAAGGGCAATCAAATCAGGGGTTGAATTACTACTGGTACAACACCAAAGGTCAGGTAACAACCCAAGATGACCTATTTCGCCCACTCAGAATCAGGTACTTTAACATCACCTTTCCAGCCATCAAGGAGAGCGACGCCGGCTCATACCGTTGCGATGTGCAACACGCATTGGACTTTAAATTAATCAAGCGGGTTTACTATGCCGTCAAGGTGATCCCTCCTAGCCTGGTTAATCTGAACTACGGCAAATCTCTGATGCGTGAAAGTGAGCTGGAAGCAATGGCCGCACAAAAGCAGAAGTTAACCAAGGGCAACCTGTCGGAGAAAGTGAAGGCCATTTTGGAGTCGCacaattttatcatttttggcgTCGGGGGTAGTGCTGCCGTCATTGTAGGTGGTgcattttggggatttttctACCTAATTCGAAAACGCAGACGTAAAAGAAGAACGAATGACGTCGAAGATGGCGTCGACGACGATGATGACAGcg GAGAAGCAGCCGCCGGCGTTGAGAAGCAGCCGCTGGCGACAATCATGCTGGTCTTCCAACATAACCCCCAGAGTCTGGctgaaaggaggagaaacgtccGCAATCTTAACATCGATATAAGTTGA